One stretch of Prinia subflava isolate CZ2003 ecotype Zambia chromosome 7, Cam_Psub_1.2, whole genome shotgun sequence DNA includes these proteins:
- the PTCD3 gene encoding small ribosomal subunit protein mS39 isoform X1 codes for MAARRAGAGCWQWALWLGLGRRCRLPGGRESYRSSSSSTALGKTVDSSQVTQEEIVLPRRKTWDKLAVLQTLASTVNRDPTAAHYMFQDDPFLMPRNAVNSRLYSLSKESGRNAAKYIIKNFPQYFDKTFAEPNVPCLMPEACTPRTEGLSEEALRERVHLGMVKEAVDMFDQLLQAGTPVSLETTNSLLDLLCFYGDGEPTPEKEQEEKEDLEEPGENASEQKAPKRQFQRGSQSSGPRWRENNHAERIFKIMPERNAHSYCTMIRGMVKHGAYSKAYDMYIDLLNERHKADVHTFNALIRAVPYLKERFIERWDLAKEFLTHMVQQNVQPTLLTFNSVLKCLRRCGGVGRTMSLLVLKEMEALDIEPSLASYDHVLSVYYKGVDAPSSDIISEVVNEIENRSFTAQDPDDASFFTTAMQVCCELREIKLAYQLNKALEKGDNWKFLDLDRSNNYWSKFFSLLCMMEQIEVVLKWYKEMSFSLFYPTAKNILDLLQALDAANQLEVIPSVWEDVKQLGFNRRQELLEEFLSLMSRDQHASEIQLAFAKCAEEIKAAHEPAGPGQVPLEWTGSALGHVVVLFARAGRTQDAWKMMECFQKINRIPIDKVMDEFLNCAKQTNCPDEAIKMVKLAASLGLPSSQRLKSRMEEEFELSEPQKKALESIRWDSDSSDSDSDSSDSDRE; via the exons GGATAAGCTCGCAGTGCTCCAGACCTTGGCTTCCACTGTGAACAGG GATCCTACTGCTGCTCATTACATGTTCCAGGATGACCCTTTTCTGATGCCAAGAAATGCAGTTAATTCT CGTCTGTATTCGTTGTCAAAGGAGTCTGGGAGAAATGCTGCAAAATACATCATAAAGAACTTTCCTCAGTATTTTGACAAGACTTTTGCAGAGCCCAACGTACCA TGCCTGATGCCCGAGGCTTGCACACCTCGCACGGAGGGACTCAGTGAGGAGGCTCTGAGGGAGCGTGTCCACCTCGGGATGGTGAAGGAGGCTGTGGACATGTTTgatcagctcctgcaggcag GTACCCCCGTATCTCTGGAGACCACAAACAGCCTTTTAGATTTGTTATGCTTCTATGGAGATGGTGAACCTACTCCTgaaaaagagcaggaagaaaaagaggatttgGAAGAGCCAGGG GAGAATGCTTCAGAACAGAAAGCTCCAAAGAGACAATTTCAGAGAGGTTCACAGTCATCTGGCCCCAGATGGAG GGAGAACAACCATGCTGAAAGGATATTTAAGATAATGCCAGAGAGGAATGCACACTCCTATTGCACCATGATCCGTGGCATGGTGAAG catGGGGCTTATTCTAAAGCTTATGACATGTACATAGACTTGCTGAATGAAAGGCACAAGG CTGATGTGCACACCTTCAATGCACTGATCAGAGCAGTCCCATATCTAAAGGAGAGATTCATAGAAAGATGGGATTTAGCCAAG GAGTTCCTGACTCACATGGTTCAACAGAACGTGCAGCCAACTCTGCTGACTTTTAATTCTGTGCTGAAGTGTCTGAgaagatgtggtggtgtgggcAGAACTATGTCTTTGTTGGTACTAAAGGAAATGGAAGCACTTGATATAG agccCAGCCTTGCCTCCTACGATCATGTCCTCTCCGTGTACTACAAAGGCG TTGATGCTCCATCATCAGACATCATTTCTGAAGTGGTAAATGAGATTGAAAACCGAAGTTTCACTGCCCAGGACCCTGATGATG CCAGCTTTTTCACCACCGCCATGCAAGTG TGCTGTGAGCTTAGGGAAATCAAGCTTGCCTATCAGTTAAATAAGGCACTGGAGAAGGGAGACAACTGGAAATTCTTGGATTTGGATCGGTCAAACAACTATTG GTCAAAATTCTTTTCGTTGTTGTGCATGATGGAGCAAATTGAGGTGGTGTTGAAGTGGTacaaagaaatgtcattttca CTCTTCTATCCAACTGCTAAAAATATACTGGACCTCCTTCAAGCACTGGATGCAGCCAACCAGTTGGAAGTGATCCCTTCAGTCTGGGAAG ATGTGAAACAGCTGGGGTTTAACAggagacaggagctgctggaagagttCTTGTCTTTGATGAGCAGGGACCAGCACGCCAGTGAG ATTCAGCTGGCCTTTGCCAAGTGTGCTGAGGAAATCAAAGCTGCCCATGAGCCCGCTGGGCCGGGGCAGGTCCCGTTGGAGTGGACAGGGAGTGCTCTGGGCCATGTCGTGGTGCTGTTTGCCAGGGCCGGGAGGACCCAGGATGCCTG GAAAATGATGGAGTGTTTCCAGAAAATCAATAGGATTCCCAT TGACAAGGTGATGGACGAGTTCTTGAACTGTGCTAAGCAAACCAATTGCCCGGATGAGGCAATTAAGATGGTAAAGCTGGCAGCATCCCTTGGGCTTCCTTCATCTCAAAGGCTGAAAAGCAGAATGGAGGAGGAATTTGAACTCTCTGAACCACAGAA GAAGGCTCTGGAGAGTATCAGGTGGGACAGTGACAGCAGcgacagtgacagtgacagcagtgacagtgaccgTGAGTAG
- the PTCD3 gene encoding small ribosomal subunit protein mS39 isoform X2, which produces MFQDDPFLMPRNAVNSRLYSLSKESGRNAAKYIIKNFPQYFDKTFAEPNVPCLMPEACTPRTEGLSEEALRERVHLGMVKEAVDMFDQLLQAGTPVSLETTNSLLDLLCFYGDGEPTPEKEQEEKEDLEEPGENASEQKAPKRQFQRGSQSSGPRWRENNHAERIFKIMPERNAHSYCTMIRGMVKHGAYSKAYDMYIDLLNERHKADVHTFNALIRAVPYLKERFIERWDLAKEFLTHMVQQNVQPTLLTFNSVLKCLRRCGGVGRTMSLLVLKEMEALDIEPSLASYDHVLSVYYKGVDAPSSDIISEVVNEIENRSFTAQDPDDASFFTTAMQVCCELREIKLAYQLNKALEKGDNWKFLDLDRSNNYWSKFFSLLCMMEQIEVVLKWYKEMSFSLFYPTAKNILDLLQALDAANQLEVIPSVWEDVKQLGFNRRQELLEEFLSLMSRDQHASEIQLAFAKCAEEIKAAHEPAGPGQVPLEWTGSALGHVVVLFARAGRTQDAWKMMECFQKINRIPIDKVMDEFLNCAKQTNCPDEAIKMVKLAASLGLPSSQRLKSRMEEEFELSEPQKKALESIRWDSDSSDSDSDSSDSDRE; this is translated from the exons ATGTTCCAGGATGACCCTTTTCTGATGCCAAGAAATGCAGTTAATTCT CGTCTGTATTCGTTGTCAAAGGAGTCTGGGAGAAATGCTGCAAAATACATCATAAAGAACTTTCCTCAGTATTTTGACAAGACTTTTGCAGAGCCCAACGTACCA TGCCTGATGCCCGAGGCTTGCACACCTCGCACGGAGGGACTCAGTGAGGAGGCTCTGAGGGAGCGTGTCCACCTCGGGATGGTGAAGGAGGCTGTGGACATGTTTgatcagctcctgcaggcag GTACCCCCGTATCTCTGGAGACCACAAACAGCCTTTTAGATTTGTTATGCTTCTATGGAGATGGTGAACCTACTCCTgaaaaagagcaggaagaaaaagaggatttgGAAGAGCCAGGG GAGAATGCTTCAGAACAGAAAGCTCCAAAGAGACAATTTCAGAGAGGTTCACAGTCATCTGGCCCCAGATGGAG GGAGAACAACCATGCTGAAAGGATATTTAAGATAATGCCAGAGAGGAATGCACACTCCTATTGCACCATGATCCGTGGCATGGTGAAG catGGGGCTTATTCTAAAGCTTATGACATGTACATAGACTTGCTGAATGAAAGGCACAAGG CTGATGTGCACACCTTCAATGCACTGATCAGAGCAGTCCCATATCTAAAGGAGAGATTCATAGAAAGATGGGATTTAGCCAAG GAGTTCCTGACTCACATGGTTCAACAGAACGTGCAGCCAACTCTGCTGACTTTTAATTCTGTGCTGAAGTGTCTGAgaagatgtggtggtgtgggcAGAACTATGTCTTTGTTGGTACTAAAGGAAATGGAAGCACTTGATATAG agccCAGCCTTGCCTCCTACGATCATGTCCTCTCCGTGTACTACAAAGGCG TTGATGCTCCATCATCAGACATCATTTCTGAAGTGGTAAATGAGATTGAAAACCGAAGTTTCACTGCCCAGGACCCTGATGATG CCAGCTTTTTCACCACCGCCATGCAAGTG TGCTGTGAGCTTAGGGAAATCAAGCTTGCCTATCAGTTAAATAAGGCACTGGAGAAGGGAGACAACTGGAAATTCTTGGATTTGGATCGGTCAAACAACTATTG GTCAAAATTCTTTTCGTTGTTGTGCATGATGGAGCAAATTGAGGTGGTGTTGAAGTGGTacaaagaaatgtcattttca CTCTTCTATCCAACTGCTAAAAATATACTGGACCTCCTTCAAGCACTGGATGCAGCCAACCAGTTGGAAGTGATCCCTTCAGTCTGGGAAG ATGTGAAACAGCTGGGGTTTAACAggagacaggagctgctggaagagttCTTGTCTTTGATGAGCAGGGACCAGCACGCCAGTGAG ATTCAGCTGGCCTTTGCCAAGTGTGCTGAGGAAATCAAAGCTGCCCATGAGCCCGCTGGGCCGGGGCAGGTCCCGTTGGAGTGGACAGGGAGTGCTCTGGGCCATGTCGTGGTGCTGTTTGCCAGGGCCGGGAGGACCCAGGATGCCTG GAAAATGATGGAGTGTTTCCAGAAAATCAATAGGATTCCCAT TGACAAGGTGATGGACGAGTTCTTGAACTGTGCTAAGCAAACCAATTGCCCGGATGAGGCAATTAAGATGGTAAAGCTGGCAGCATCCCTTGGGCTTCCTTCATCTCAAAGGCTGAAAAGCAGAATGGAGGAGGAATTTGAACTCTCTGAACCACAGAA GAAGGCTCTGGAGAGTATCAGGTGGGACAGTGACAGCAGcgacagtgacagtgacagcagtgacagtgaccgTGAGTAG